One genomic region from Spirosoma sp. KCTC 42546 encodes:
- a CDS encoding ABC transporter ATP-binding protein, translated as MNEEQKSGRIFDLAILRRLYAFVKPYQTRFYLLIGIIMLAACLAPLTPLLIRYTIDNVIAMGDYQKLTQMLVIMIGVLVVQAVIQFLNTYLSGWLGQYVIRDIRTQLYRKILHLRLKFFDNTPIGRLVTRSISDVETLADVFSEGMAAIAGDILQLVLIIGVMVYTDWRLAAISLSTIPLMLFSTYVFKEKIKKSFNEVRTAVANLNSFVQEHITGMNIVQIFGSEKIEAEKFRVINDEHRAANIRSIWYYSVYYPVADIISAVAVGLVVWYGATQIIHSDVTFGTVTAFVMFINLFFRPIRMLADRFNTLQMGIVSTDRILKLLDSDEFTVDNGSFTPTAIQGKVEFDHVWFAYNNEDWVLRDISFRVNAGETVAFVGATGAGKSSIINLLSRFYDINKGEIKIDGVDVHEYELGHLRRNIGVVLQDVFLFSDTIENNITLGDKTISHDKIVEAAKLVGVHDFIERLPGAYQYNVMERGSTLSVGQRQLISFVRAMVQDPKIIVLDEATSSVDTETEEMIQNAISKLMKGRTAIVIAHRLSTIQKANNIIVVDKGRIVEQGNHEELLQQEGFYANLYRMQYKEVV; from the coding sequence GTGAACGAAGAACAGAAAAGCGGTCGGATTTTTGACCTCGCCATTCTCCGCCGACTATATGCGTTTGTAAAACCTTATCAAACTCGTTTTTATCTTTTGATAGGGATTATTATGCTGGCAGCCTGCCTGGCACCACTAACACCTTTACTCATTCGCTATACGATCGATAACGTGATTGCGATGGGCGACTACCAGAAGTTGACCCAAATGCTGGTCATTATGATTGGTGTACTGGTGGTTCAGGCCGTCATTCAATTTTTAAACACCTATTTATCAGGCTGGTTGGGGCAGTATGTGATCCGTGATATTCGGACCCAGTTATACCGCAAAATTCTACATCTGCGCCTAAAATTCTTCGATAACACCCCTATCGGTCGACTAGTTACGCGGTCCATTTCGGACGTAGAAACGCTGGCCGATGTGTTTAGCGAAGGTATGGCGGCTATTGCGGGTGATATTTTGCAACTGGTCCTGATTATTGGGGTGATGGTCTACACCGACTGGCGGTTGGCGGCTATCAGTCTGTCGACCATTCCGTTGATGTTATTCAGCACCTATGTGTTCAAGGAGAAAATCAAAAAATCCTTCAATGAGGTGCGGACTGCGGTTGCCAACCTGAACTCGTTTGTGCAGGAGCATATTACGGGCATGAACATTGTCCAGATTTTTGGTAGTGAGAAAATCGAAGCCGAAAAGTTTCGGGTTATCAACGACGAACACCGGGCTGCTAACATTCGCTCCATCTGGTACTACTCCGTTTATTATCCCGTTGCCGATATAATATCGGCAGTAGCGGTTGGCTTGGTCGTCTGGTATGGAGCAACGCAGATTATTCACTCCGATGTTACGTTCGGGACGGTTACAGCATTCGTGATGTTTATCAACTTGTTCTTCCGTCCTATTCGGATGCTGGCCGATCGGTTTAACACACTCCAGATGGGTATCGTCAGCACCGACCGCATTCTGAAACTTTTAGATAGCGACGAATTTACCGTTGATAACGGTTCCTTTACGCCTACGGCTATTCAGGGAAAAGTCGAATTTGACCATGTTTGGTTTGCCTATAATAATGAAGACTGGGTACTCCGCGATATTTCGTTCCGGGTCAACGCGGGCGAAACGGTGGCCTTTGTGGGCGCAACAGGCGCGGGTAAATCATCCATTATTAACTTATTGAGCCGCTTTTATGATATTAACAAAGGCGAAATCAAGATCGATGGCGTCGACGTTCATGAATATGAGCTAGGGCATTTACGTCGGAACATTGGCGTTGTGCTACAGGACGTTTTCCTGTTCTCCGATACCATAGAAAACAACATTACCCTGGGCGATAAAACAATCAGCCACGATAAAATTGTGGAAGCCGCAAAATTAGTTGGTGTTCACGACTTCATCGAACGACTTCCAGGCGCTTATCAGTACAACGTCATGGAACGCGGTTCCACCCTCTCGGTTGGACAGCGGCAATTGATTTCGTTTGTTCGGGCTATGGTGCAAGACCCCAAAATCATTGTGCTTGACGAAGCCACTTCATCTGTAGATACCGAAACAGAGGAGATGATTCAGAATGCGATCAGCAAGCTGATGAAAGGCCGTACAGCTATCGTAATCGCTCACCGTCTGTCGACCATTCAGAAAGCCAATAACATCATTGTGGTCGACAAAGGCCGCATTGTTGAGCAGGGCAACCACGAAGAATTGCTACAACAAGAGGGCTTCTACGCTAATTTGTACCGCATGCAGTATAAAGAAGTGGTGTAG
- a CDS encoding AAA family ATPase, whose product MENTAPNTNNFLNWVEIKNFKSIKDLRLDCKRVNVFIGKPNVGKSNILEGLGLLGAGYDSGKFLKGAARYKQMNDFFLDKDLRNAVTIVTDKRVAVIGEGFGITAFNDANEEISKVVNFEICAFELEEFIQITSSDQANLLLYRAKARRGVNEVGNVNRNVKVDTSALESKLNDALRIVKKYDFANLTQFESSFESFLRPPNGNNLYAVIRRNPELWAEFSKLFTEQQLEFVLYDEKQEFILQKRNGPFVIQYPFFSIADTFRRFMFYITAIESNKDSVIVLEEPEVHSFPPYVKTLAHRIVDSDTNQFFLSTHSPYLLQTLIRELDSTDLSVFITYYKDYQTCVRALTPEELQEAEDLSIDLFYNLNRYEPNA is encoded by the coding sequence ATGGAGAACACAGCACCGAACACGAATAATTTCCTTAACTGGGTTGAAATCAAAAACTTCAAGTCGATCAAAGACCTGCGTCTCGACTGCAAGCGGGTCAACGTTTTCATCGGTAAGCCAAATGTTGGGAAGTCGAATATTTTGGAGGGGTTAGGGTTGTTGGGAGCAGGGTATGATTCTGGAAAATTCCTAAAAGGTGCGGCAAGGTATAAGCAAATGAATGACTTTTTCTTAGATAAAGATTTAAGAAATGCAGTCACCATCGTCACTGATAAGCGGGTTGCTGTTATAGGCGAAGGATTTGGTATTACGGCATTTAATGATGCTAATGAAGAAATAAGTAAAGTAGTGAATTTTGAAATATGTGCTTTTGAACTAGAAGAATTTATTCAGATAACAAGTAGTGATCAAGCAAACTTATTATTATATCGTGCTAAGGCGAGAAGGGGAGTGAATGAAGTTGGTAATGTGAATAGGAACGTAAAAGTAGATACATCTGCTCTAGAAAGTAAGCTTAATGATGCATTAAGAATTGTAAAAAAATATGATTTTGCAAATTTAACTCAATTTGAAAGTTCATTTGAGAGCTTTTTGCGCCCCCCAAATGGTAACAATCTCTATGCTGTGATTAGAAGAAATCCAGAATTATGGGCTGAATTCTCTAAACTGTTCACGGAGCAACAATTAGAGTTTGTGCTTTATGACGAAAAACAAGAATTTATTCTTCAAAAAAGAAATGGCCCCTTTGTAATACAATACCCTTTCTTCTCCATTGCCGATACTTTCCGGCGGTTCATGTTTTACATCACAGCTATCGAATCTAATAAGGACTCGGTGATTGTACTAGAAGAGCCTGAGGTACACTCATTTCCACCTTATGTAAAAACATTAGCCCACCGGATTGTAGATAGCGATACAAACCAGTTTTTCTTATCGACACATAGTCCATATTTATTGCAAACACTGATTCGTGAACTGGATTCGACCGATTTGTCTGTCTTCATTACGTACTATAAAGACTATCAAACATGTGTCAGGGCATTAACGCCTGAGGAATTACAGGAGGCCGAGGATTTAAGTATTGATTTATTCTACAATCTTAATCGCTACGAACCGAATGCGTGA
- a CDS encoding hemolysin family protein, producing MELLIILLLTILNGVFSMSEIALVSSRKSKLETAAKNGDRRAQVALDLSNSPNRFLSTVQIGITLIGILLGIFSGDKLTDDVQNFVAQIDILRPYAHSVSVVLVLFLLTYLSLVFGELVPKRIGLSNPEGIAKTMAAPMIFLSKLTSPFIALLTVSSDLLLKILNIKPNESAVTEEEIKSLIQEGTSGGAIEEIEQEIVQNVFQLGDRKITSLMTNRQEIVYLDLEDEPFENKAKILDYKHSVYPLCNGSVDEVVGLIYSKDFLGKDLDTELLRLTDMKRDALFIPENNKAYQVLERFRERRQYVGVIVDEYGGVLGVITLNDILDVLVGDINDDVHSDYEIREREDGSFLIDAQLPFEDFLSYFSININAQARRELTGFDTLGGFALHILKDIPKAGETFVWHKYQFEIVDMDKSRIDKILVKKLIEE from the coding sequence GTGGAACTCCTCATTATATTACTCCTGACCATTCTGAACGGCGTGTTCTCGATGTCAGAAATTGCTCTAGTCTCATCGCGTAAGTCCAAATTAGAAACTGCCGCCAAAAACGGTGATCGCCGTGCGCAGGTAGCGCTCGACCTGTCAAACTCCCCCAACCGATTTTTGTCAACAGTACAGATCGGTATCACGCTGATTGGTATTTTACTTGGTATTTTTTCGGGCGATAAACTGACGGACGATGTTCAGAATTTTGTTGCCCAGATAGATATTCTCCGGCCTTATGCGCACTCGGTGTCCGTTGTACTGGTTTTGTTTCTGCTGACCTATCTCTCGTTGGTCTTTGGCGAACTAGTGCCGAAACGCATTGGTCTGTCGAATCCCGAAGGCATTGCCAAAACAATGGCAGCCCCCATGATTTTTCTTTCGAAACTAACCTCACCTTTTATTGCACTGCTCACGGTTTCGAGCGATTTGTTGCTTAAGATTCTGAATATCAAACCCAATGAGAGTGCCGTAACGGAAGAAGAAATTAAAAGTTTGATTCAGGAAGGGACCTCGGGTGGCGCCATTGAGGAAATTGAACAGGAAATTGTTCAGAATGTATTTCAGCTTGGCGACCGTAAGATTACCTCCCTTATGACCAATCGACAGGAGATCGTGTACCTCGATCTGGAAGATGAGCCGTTTGAAAATAAGGCCAAAATTCTAGACTATAAGCATTCGGTTTACCCACTTTGTAACGGCAGCGTCGATGAGGTAGTGGGCCTGATTTATTCGAAAGATTTTCTAGGAAAAGACCTCGATACGGAGCTTCTGCGCTTGACTGATATGAAGCGGGATGCGTTGTTTATCCCCGAAAATAACAAGGCTTATCAGGTATTGGAGCGCTTCCGGGAACGGCGGCAGTATGTTGGCGTAATCGTTGATGAGTACGGTGGGGTTCTGGGAGTGATCACGCTTAACGATATCCTGGATGTGCTGGTTGGCGATATTAATGACGATGTTCACTCCGATTACGAAATCCGTGAGCGGGAAGATGGCAGTTTCCTGATTGATGCTCAATTGCCGTTCGAAGATTTTCTCTCTTATTTTTCCATTAATATCAATGCCCAGGCTAGACGAGAATTAACGGGTTTCGATACGCTCGGTGGTTTTGCGCTCCATATCCTGAAAGACATTCCTAAAGCGGGGGAAACGTTCGTTTGGCATAAGTACCAGTTCGAGATTGTGGATATGGATAAAAGCCGGATTGATAAGATTTTGGTGAAGAAATTAATCGAAGAATAA
- the metG gene encoding methionine--tRNA ligase, producing the protein MLENPQRYTVTAALIYANGPIHIGHIAGCYLPADIYVRYLRSTGKDVAFISGTDEHGVPITIKAKKEGITPQEVVDKYYGQIKQAFSDFGISFDIYSRTSNQVHHETSQEFFTKLYEKGDFDEEVTEQYFDEVANQFLADRYIVGTCPVCGNPNAYGDQCERCGTALSPTELIEPHSMLSGSKPVMRSTKNWFLPLDRMQPKIEEYVNSHTEWKTNVFGQCQSWLKEGLRPRAMTRDLDWGIKVPLPDADGKVLYVWFDAPIGYISMTKEWAAEQGRDWELYWRDEHTKLVHFIGKDNIVFHCIIFPAMLMAEGSYILADNVPANEFMNLEGDKISTSRNWAVWLHEYLEELPGKQDVLRYVLAANAPETKDSEFTWKDFQTRNNAELVGIFGNFVNRAVVLTQKFCDGKVPVRGELTDYDKQVIDELAQFPDRIGQSIGNYKFREALGFLMDLARLGNKYLAETEPWKVVKTDPLRANTILNIALQISANLSIVCEPFLPFTSEKLRSQLGITEHFNWTNAGRADLLVEGTLLGKGELLFAKIEDDEINTQIQKLLNAKRMNELETKTVPELRPEITYDDFAKLDIRIGTITEAERVPKSDKLLKLKVDDGLGGRQILSGIAKHFAPEEIIGKQVTFLANLAPRKMMGFESQGMILMAEDRDGKLALIAPSDGVWNGGTVS; encoded by the coding sequence ATGTTAGAAAATCCCCAACGCTATACCGTTACGGCGGCCCTGATCTATGCCAACGGCCCGATTCACATCGGCCACATTGCTGGCTGCTACCTGCCCGCCGACATTTACGTACGCTACCTCCGTTCAACGGGCAAAGATGTCGCCTTTATCAGCGGTACCGATGAGCATGGAGTACCTATTACTATTAAAGCCAAAAAAGAAGGCATTACTCCTCAGGAGGTTGTGGATAAATACTACGGCCAGATCAAACAGGCGTTCAGCGACTTTGGTATCTCGTTCGATATTTACTCGCGAACCTCAAATCAAGTTCACCACGAGACCTCACAGGAGTTTTTCACAAAACTCTACGAAAAAGGTGATTTTGATGAAGAAGTTACGGAACAGTATTTCGACGAAGTGGCCAATCAGTTTCTGGCCGACCGCTATATTGTGGGAACCTGTCCGGTTTGCGGAAACCCCAATGCCTATGGCGACCAATGCGAACGCTGCGGTACGGCCCTCAGCCCTACCGAACTGATTGAGCCTCATTCCATGCTGTCGGGCTCCAAGCCCGTAATGCGCTCGACCAAAAACTGGTTTCTGCCTTTAGACCGCATGCAGCCAAAAATTGAAGAATACGTTAACAGCCATACCGAATGGAAAACGAACGTATTTGGTCAGTGTCAGTCGTGGCTGAAGGAAGGTCTGCGTCCCCGCGCCATGACCCGCGACCTCGACTGGGGCATCAAAGTTCCCCTGCCTGATGCCGATGGCAAGGTGCTGTATGTTTGGTTCGATGCGCCTATCGGCTACATTTCTATGACCAAAGAGTGGGCCGCTGAACAAGGCCGTGATTGGGAACTGTACTGGCGAGACGAGCATACGAAACTGGTGCACTTTATTGGCAAAGACAATATCGTTTTCCACTGTATCATCTTCCCCGCCATGCTAATGGCGGAAGGCAGCTATATTCTGGCTGACAATGTGCCAGCCAACGAGTTTATGAACCTCGAAGGTGATAAGATTAGTACGTCGCGCAACTGGGCGGTCTGGCTGCACGAATATCTGGAAGAACTTCCCGGCAAACAGGACGTACTGCGCTATGTGCTGGCGGCTAATGCGCCCGAAACCAAAGACAGCGAGTTCACTTGGAAAGACTTCCAGACCCGTAACAACGCCGAATTGGTGGGCATCTTCGGCAATTTTGTAAACCGGGCAGTAGTCCTTACACAGAAATTCTGCGATGGCAAAGTGCCTGTCCGTGGTGAATTAACGGACTATGATAAACAGGTTATAGATGAGCTAGCGCAGTTTCCGGACCGAATCGGGCAATCGATTGGGAATTATAAATTCCGGGAGGCATTGGGTTTTCTGATGGATCTGGCACGACTTGGCAATAAATACCTGGCCGAAACCGAGCCCTGGAAAGTGGTCAAAACCGACCCGCTGCGAGCCAATACGATCCTGAATATCGCGCTTCAAATCTCGGCGAACCTGAGCATTGTTTGTGAACCATTCCTGCCGTTCACGTCAGAGAAACTTCGCAGCCAATTGGGCATCACCGAGCATTTCAACTGGACGAACGCAGGCCGAGCTGACCTTCTGGTTGAGGGAACCCTCTTAGGCAAAGGCGAATTACTGTTCGCGAAAATAGAAGACGACGAAATAAATACACAGATTCAGAAATTGCTGAATGCGAAACGAATGAATGAACTAGAAACTAAAACAGTACCCGAACTACGGCCTGAGATTACGTACGACGACTTTGCCAAATTAGATATCCGTATCGGCACTATCACCGAAGCCGAACGCGTTCCTAAAAGCGATAAGTTACTCAAACTAAAAGTTGATGATGGATTGGGCGGCCGTCAAATTCTAAGCGGCATTGCCAAGCACTTCGCTCCCGAAGAAATCATTGGTAAGCAGGTAACATTCCTGGCCAATCTGGCACCCCGAAAAATGATGGGCTTTGAGTCGCAGGGGATGATCCTGATGGCCGAAGACCGCGATGGAAAACTCGCTCTCATCGCGCCTAGCGACGGAGTCTGGAATGGCGGAACGGTGAGCTAA
- a CDS encoding Gfo/Idh/MocA family protein encodes MNRRDFVQNTAVAGLATQILPFPIFGRNAPSEKVVIGLIGVQSRGSWLAGIFSKLPGAEVGYICDVEDGAIANGLKAVEKAGQTRKPTVIKDLRKLLERKDLDAVAIATPDHWHAPAGILACSAGKHVYVEKPCGHNPQEGEWLLEAARKHNRIVQMGSQRRSWPTLQQAAKDIQDGAIGKPYFARAWYYNNRKPIGTGKSIAVPTTLDWDLWQGPAPRKGYQDNVVPYNWHWFWNWGTGEACNNGTHELDCCRWLMGVDFPTKVTSAGGRYAYKGDDWQTPDTQIATFEFGDKATITWEGLSCQAFGPEKSGRGFTIYGDKGVLSAPQSGPDYQILDLGGKVIKDVKGDAPTSTSTNAVSPGGEQLDAYHLDNFLESVRGKSKPNADIAQGHRSVLLCHLANISQRTGSIVHTDPSNGHILHDKEAMKLWGREYEKGWKPVV; translated from the coding sequence ATGAATCGCCGAGACTTTGTTCAGAATACCGCTGTTGCCGGACTGGCAACCCAGATTTTACCCTTCCCAATTTTTGGGCGAAATGCGCCCAGCGAAAAAGTGGTCATTGGCCTGATTGGCGTTCAATCGCGGGGGAGTTGGCTGGCTGGTATTTTTTCAAAACTGCCCGGTGCCGAAGTGGGCTATATCTGTGATGTAGAAGACGGAGCCATTGCCAACGGGCTGAAAGCGGTTGAAAAGGCGGGACAAACCCGTAAGCCAACCGTCATAAAAGACTTACGTAAATTGCTGGAACGAAAAGACCTCGATGCTGTTGCCATCGCCACGCCCGATCACTGGCACGCTCCAGCAGGTATTCTGGCCTGTTCGGCGGGGAAACACGTATACGTCGAAAAACCGTGTGGACATAATCCGCAGGAAGGGGAGTGGTTGCTGGAAGCCGCCCGAAAACATAACCGTATTGTACAAATGGGTAGCCAGCGCCGATCTTGGCCGACCCTGCAACAGGCGGCTAAAGATATTCAGGACGGAGCGATTGGAAAGCCTTATTTTGCCCGAGCATGGTATTACAACAACCGAAAGCCAATTGGAACCGGCAAATCCATCGCGGTTCCTACCACCCTCGATTGGGATTTATGGCAGGGCCCAGCTCCGCGAAAAGGGTATCAGGATAATGTTGTTCCCTATAACTGGCACTGGTTCTGGAATTGGGGAACGGGCGAAGCCTGTAACAACGGTACGCATGAACTTGACTGCTGCCGTTGGCTGATGGGCGTGGATTTCCCGACCAAAGTAACTTCTGCGGGCGGTCGCTATGCCTATAAAGGCGACGACTGGCAGACGCCTGATACGCAGATCGCTACCTTTGAATTCGGTGACAAGGCGACCATTACCTGGGAAGGGTTAAGCTGTCAGGCATTTGGTCCCGAAAAAAGCGGCCGTGGCTTTACCATTTATGGCGATAAAGGAGTACTGTCTGCTCCACAAAGTGGGCCAGATTACCAGATTCTGGATTTAGGGGGCAAAGTCATAAAAGATGTAAAGGGAGATGCACCGACCAGTACCTCTACGAATGCCGTCAGTCCGGGTGGCGAACAATTGGATGCCTATCACCTGGATAATTTCCTGGAAAGTGTCCGGGGTAAGTCAAAACCCAACGCCGATATTGCACAGGGACACAGATCAGTATTGCTGTGTCATTTGGCGAATATTTCCCAACGCACCGGAAGTATCGTTCATACAGATCCATCGAACGGCCATATTCTCCATGACAAAGAAGCCATGAAGCTGTGGGGACGTGAGTACGAAAAAGGATGGAAGCCTGTTGTTTAA
- a CDS encoding DUF2264 domain-containing protein, with protein MKRRTFARLAAALPVSVGINPIASLGSASGVSEDTKAPIDDRAYWLQTVLKIADPVLSALAQNRLKATMPVEAAPGQQASRIDVSHLEALGRTLAGLAPWLELGADDSPEGRSRQTYLALAKKAIANGTNPQSVDFLNFTKGGQPLVDSAFLAHGLVRSPKLWHSLSAEEQANVVKALQASRVIKPGYSNWLLFTAMVEAALLKYTGSGDEVRMDYAIRQHQAWYKGDGAYGDGPDFHWDYYNSYVIQPMLLDVVKTLVDAGKAEKSLYESLLTRAQRYAMIQERLINPDGSFAAFGRSLAYRCGAFQLLSQIALQGNLPPELLPGQVRSALTAVMHRTMDAPGTFDIKGWLQIGLCGHQPSIGEAYISTGSLYLCSVAFLPLGLAVSDPFWSAPATDWTSKKIWSGQDVNVDHAIKG; from the coding sequence ATGAAACGACGCACATTTGCCCGGTTAGCTGCCGCGCTGCCAGTTAGTGTAGGCATTAACCCGATTGCGAGTTTGGGGTCTGCTTCAGGTGTTTCGGAAGATACCAAAGCCCCTATCGATGACCGCGCTTACTGGCTCCAAACAGTATTGAAAATTGCTGACCCGGTTTTATCGGCTCTAGCACAGAATCGACTGAAAGCGACTATGCCCGTAGAAGCGGCACCTGGTCAGCAGGCAAGCCGAATAGACGTTTCACATCTCGAAGCCTTGGGACGTACCTTAGCTGGCCTGGCTCCCTGGCTTGAGTTAGGGGCAGATGATTCGCCAGAAGGTCGTTCACGGCAAACATATCTGGCGCTGGCCAAAAAGGCCATTGCGAATGGTACGAATCCGCAGTCAGTCGATTTTCTGAATTTTACGAAAGGGGGGCAACCATTGGTCGATTCTGCATTTCTGGCGCATGGCTTAGTTCGCTCGCCCAAACTTTGGCATTCGTTAAGTGCAGAGGAACAGGCTAATGTAGTGAAAGCCTTACAGGCGAGTCGGGTTATTAAGCCGGGTTATAGCAATTGGCTGTTGTTTACGGCGATGGTCGAAGCTGCCTTGCTGAAATATACGGGTTCTGGCGATGAAGTCCGGATGGATTATGCCATTCGGCAACACCAGGCCTGGTATAAAGGCGATGGTGCCTATGGCGATGGCCCTGATTTTCATTGGGACTATTACAATAGCTATGTCATTCAGCCCATGTTGCTGGATGTGGTTAAAACGCTGGTTGACGCTGGAAAAGCGGAGAAAAGTTTGTACGAATCCTTGCTAACTCGCGCCCAACGTTATGCGATGATTCAGGAGCGATTGATTAATCCCGATGGTTCGTTTGCTGCTTTCGGACGCTCCTTAGCTTACCGATGTGGAGCGTTTCAATTATTGTCACAGATTGCTTTGCAGGGAAACCTACCGCCAGAGCTGTTGCCCGGCCAAGTCCGCTCGGCACTAACTGCCGTGATGCATCGAACGATGGACGCACCGGGTACGTTCGATATAAAAGGCTGGCTGCAAATCGGGTTGTGCGGTCATCAGCCTTCTATTGGCGAAGCCTATATTTCGACGGGAAGTTTATACCTGTGTTCAGTGGCGTTTTTGCCGTTGGGCTTAGCTGTGTCAGATCCCTTCTGGTCGGCACCTGCTACAGACTGGACATCGAAAAAAATCTGGTCAGGACAGGACGTGAACGTTGACCATGCGATAAAGGGGTAA
- a CDS encoding NUDIX hydrolase, producing the protein MIVFINDRPIRLVGPKAAAQLTNSGSNSPTFTDYDEIVDARLESLKEDSLHGHLLVLNTTPATVSKVLNLLQKADASHLLSITLGCLDKAACEEAIKKPFKVIKAAGGIVYKGDKILLMFRRGVWDLPKGKLDAGESSKQGAAREVEEETGVRVAVSERICTTWHTYKLNGNRILKRTKWYRMSVLDDSHMTPQADEDIEKLAWLNPKETKLALTNSFSSIRFVIDEAGKGSNV; encoded by the coding sequence ATGATTGTTTTTATTAACGACCGCCCAATCCGGCTCGTTGGCCCCAAAGCCGCTGCGCAACTTACCAATTCTGGGTCGAATAGTCCGACCTTTACTGATTATGATGAGATTGTCGATGCACGTTTAGAGTCGCTCAAGGAAGATTCCCTGCACGGGCATCTACTAGTCCTGAACACAACTCCAGCCACAGTCAGTAAAGTTCTCAATCTTCTTCAAAAAGCAGATGCCAGTCATTTGCTGTCTATTACGTTGGGCTGCCTTGATAAGGCAGCCTGCGAAGAGGCCATTAAAAAGCCATTTAAAGTCATTAAAGCAGCGGGGGGTATCGTTTATAAGGGAGACAAAATACTGCTGATGTTCCGTCGGGGTGTTTGGGATCTTCCCAAAGGGAAGTTAGACGCTGGCGAATCATCGAAACAGGGGGCTGCCCGCGAAGTAGAAGAAGAAACTGGAGTTCGGGTAGCCGTTAGTGAACGGATCTGCACCACCTGGCATACCTATAAACTTAACGGCAACCGTATCCTGAAACGAACTAAGTGGTACAGAATGAGCGTTTTAGATGATAGCCATATGACACCTCAGGCCGATGAGGACATTGAGAAACTGGCCTGGCTCAACCCCAAAGAAACGAAATTGGCCCTCACGAACTCCTTTAGCTCCATTCGATTTGTTATTGATGAAGCCGGAAAGG
- a CDS encoding DUF6169 family protein, giving the protein MQNPPIEGYRPYFINGAYVFTTDDKRIYSVTFEEQPFFEDSEFVLADRTYEVFLTLQKAPPAYSTDPRIGATLTGIIQNFIEKDPLRIVFFTCDTADGRHHARFKRFNDWFRENNNRRYLKLEDSIDYPAINKLFLIALIMRNDHPYGGDVLSSFVKLNAYLRSRK; this is encoded by the coding sequence ATGCAAAACCCGCCTATTGAAGGATACAGGCCTTATTTTATTAACGGAGCGTATGTATTCACTACAGATGATAAACGAATTTATTCCGTTACGTTCGAAGAGCAACCTTTCTTTGAGGACAGCGAATTTGTGCTCGCCGATCGTACCTATGAAGTTTTCCTAACCCTGCAAAAAGCACCACCCGCCTATTCAACCGATCCCCGAATTGGCGCTACATTAACAGGTATTATTCAAAATTTCATTGAGAAAGACCCACTACGCATTGTATTCTTCACCTGCGACACTGCCGATGGCAGACATCATGCCCGTTTCAAACGCTTTAACGACTGGTTTCGGGAGAATAACAATCGGCGGTATCTCAAACTAGAAGACAGCATTGACTATCCGGCCATTAACAAGCTGTTCCTTATCGCGTTAATCATGCGAAACGATCACCCTTATGGCGGAGACGTGCTCTCATCCTTCGTCAAACTCAATGCTTATCTCCGCTCCCGTAAATAA